A window of the Lactuca sativa cultivar Salinas chromosome 5, Lsat_Salinas_v11, whole genome shotgun sequence genome harbors these coding sequences:
- the LOC111911454 gene encoding glucan endo-1,3-beta-glucosidase 14, protein MKISRSFCRYLLLLLVFFIQKGYVTAKAFTGTYGINYGRLADNIPSPTEVVKLLKASKIKNVRIYDADHSVLDAFSGSGLDLVIGLPNEFVKEMSENPDHALNWVKQNVHAYFPKTHIVGIAVGNEILGSTDLDLQDSLFDAVKNIYNATKKLKLHKVVQISTAHSQNVFGTSYPPSSCTFKEDIAQNMKKILNLFSQIGSPFCLNAYPFLAYMGNPDHIDINYALFNPTNGIYDKKVNLHYDNMLDAQIDATYAALEDAGFDKMEVIVTETGWASHGDLNEGVATLKNARIYNYNLRKRLAKRKGTPRRPNFVLKAYIFALFNENSKPGPTSERNFGLYKPNGRISYDIGFPSLKSSSANSLKVFRAQICQWYYVLILILCATMLFQLL, encoded by the exons ATGAAGATTTCGAGATCCTTTTGTCGGTATCTTCTTCTGCTTTTGGTCTTTTTTATTCAAAAAG GGTATGTAACAGCTAAAGCTTTCACAGGAACCTATGGTATAAACTATGGAAGATTAGCAGATAACATCCCTTCTCCTACTGAAGTTGTTAAACTCCTTAAAGCTTCTAAAATTAAAAATGTCCGAATATATGATGCTGATCACAGTGTTCTTGATGCATTTAGTGGAAGTGGGTTGGATTTAGTGATTGGACTTCCGAATGAATTTGTCAAAGAAATGAGTGAAAATCCCGATCATGCCCTCAACTGGGTAAAACAAAATGTTCATGCATACTTTCCCAAAACACATATAGTAGGGATTGCAGTTGGAAATGAAATTCTTGGAAGTACTGATTTAGATCTTCAAGATTCTCTTTTTGATGCTGTTAAAAACATCTACAACGCCACAAAAAAACTTAAATTACACAAAGTGGTTCAAATATCAACTGCACATTCACAAAATGTGTTTGGGACTTCATATCCTCCATCTTCATGTACATTCAAAGAAGATATTGCTCAAAACATGAAGAAGATTTTGAACTTATTTTCACAAATCGGTTCCCCTTTTTGTCTGAATGCATACCCTTTTTTAGCTTACATGGGTAACCCTGATCATATTGATATAAATTATGCTCTTTTTAACCCAACTAATGGAATATATGACAAAAAAGTCAACCTCCATTATGACAACATGCTTGATGCTCAAATTGATGCAACTTATGCTGCTCTTGAAGATGCTGGATTTGATAAAATGGAGGTTATAGTTACAGAAACAGGTTGGGCTTCTCATGGAGATTTAAATGAAGGTGTAGCAACATTGAAAAATGCAAgaatttataattataatttgcGTAAAAGGCTTGCTAAAAGAAAAGGGACTCCAAGGAGACCGAATTTTGTATTGAAGGCGTATATTTTTGCTTTATTTAATGAGAATTCAAAGCCGGGGCCCACTTCTGAAAGGAACTTTGGGTTGTATAAACCTAATGGGAGGATTTCGTATGATATCGGTTTTCCAAGTCTTAAATCTTCATCTGCAAATTCATTGAAG